In Nematostella vectensis chromosome 2, jaNemVect1.1, whole genome shotgun sequence, one genomic interval encodes:
- the LOC5517870 gene encoding programmed cell death 6-interacting protein → MAGWIVIPCKRSEAVDFKKPLEKFIKNTFSEDVLKENSDAISDLNKLRNSAVMQTPDKHESALEPLLRYYDQLVAIEGKLPINESQIRVSFTWFDCFDKGSLFGYKKASLATSAYERLCLLFNIGALESQIASAQNLQTDDGLKLAAKMFQSASGCFNLLKDSVYAQLHQVPTPDMSVEMLNALGSIMLAQGQESIWFKTEHDKMKDGIIAKVAAQLSDFYNEANQACQVQTVKQQLEKEWTAVLGAKQKYFKAISQYHQATVAMEKGKYGENVARLKLANQLVGEAAKESMGMFDTKTWVDRIKRGFVEAEKDNNLIYHDMIPSVDTLAVIGRASLAKSLPLSKPASINFIDMFTKLVPMAVHGALTAYENRKAEIINFEVGRLREGTQLINSILASLNLPAAIEDLSGDKVPKSVLEKAATVKERGGVNTIDSLMQDLPELLQRNREILDEAARMMDEEEGQDTQMRERFTSKWTPKPSAELTAQLRDEANKYRGILENAVRADAIVREKYNAHRQAMDLLCKGESEIAAALPTVNASSSATAASSTVQQLRKLLSEIDSIKAAREGIEEDLKAQQDDMAVKFLSALAADGSITDCEGLISGNLASTYEPIQDQVKDSISRQEKTLAAIQTANEKFVQERQEGRAVSEREAKLKELASAFDIYMELTANLKEGTKFYNDLTPILVRFQQKISDLVFARKTEREELSRSLQNTIAQQPAEPTPAAPPHHAAQGARQPPPSRPPPPRSQAPSAPSSAPAQYPGGAPPAYATAGQYYQPMPMPGYAPYQYSNYTQPGGMGGYGGYPQQPPLPGGYYYGAPPGGYPYPQQPGQPRPGGPGPYGQ, encoded by the exons TTATTATGACCAACTTGTGGCTATTGAGGGGAAGCTACCAATAAACGAATCCCAG ATACGGGTCTCATTTACATGGTTTGACTGTTTCGATAAGGGCTCTCTGTTTGGTTATAAAAAAGCAA GCCTTGCAACAAGTGCATATGAACGTCTTTGCCTTCTTTTCAATATTGGTGCCCTTGAAAGCCAGATTGCTAGCGCTCAAAATTTACAGACAGATGATGGATTAAAGCTGGCAGCAAAAATGTTTCAG AGTGCTAGTGGCTGTTTCAACCTGTTAAAGGATTCAGTCTATGCCCAGCTTCACCAAGTCCCTACACCAGACATGTCTGTCGAGATGTTGAATGCCCTTGGCTCAATCATGCTGGCTCAAGGGCAGGAGAGTATCTGGTTTAAAACTGAGCATG ACAAAATGAAAGATGGTATAATTGCAAAGGTTGCAGCACAACTTTCCGATTTCTACAATGAAGCCAACCAAGCATGTCAGGTCCAGACAGTTAAGCAACAGTTGGAAAAG GAGTGGACGGCAGTTCTTGGAGCCAAGCAAAAGTACTTTAAGGCCATATCTCAATACCATCAAGCCACTGTTGCCATGGAAAAGGGAAAATATGGAGAAAATGTTGCTAGACTTAAG TTGGCAAATCAGTTAGTTGGTGAAGCAGCCAAAGAAAGCATGGGGATGTTTGACACAAAG ACCTGGGTGGACCGCATCAAGCGAGGATTTGTTGAGGCAGAAAAGGATAACAACTTAATCTACCATGACATGATTCCTAGTGTTGACACTCTAGCCGTGATTGGCCGTGCATCTCTGGCCAAGTCCCTGCCCCTATCAAAGCCAGCTTCAATCAACTTCATAGACATGTTCACCAAGCTGGTACCAATGGCGGTCCATGGAGCACTGACTGCATACGAGAACCGTAAGGCTGAGATTATCAACTTTGAAGTTGGGCGGTTAAGAGAGGGGACACAACTAATCAACAG CATCTTGGCATCACTAAACTTGCCAGCAGCAATAGAAGACCTATCAGGGGACAAGGTGCCCAAGTCAGTTCTGGAGAAGGCTGCCACTGTGAAGGAGAGGGGAGGTGTGAACACTATAGACTCGCTGATGCAAGATCTCCCGGAGCTATTGCAGCGCAACCGTGAAATTCTTGATGAG GCTGCGAGGATGATGGACGAAGAAGAAGGCCAAGACACTCAAATGCGTGAACGCTTTACAAGCAAATGGACGCCAAAGCCGTCTGCCGAGCTCACGGCCCAGCTCCGGGACGAAGCCAACAAGTACCGTGGTATCCTTGAGAATGCAGTTCGCGCTGATGCCATCGTGCGAGAGAAGTACAATGCACACAGGCAAGCGATGGACCTGCTCTGCAAAGGCGAG TCAGAGATTGCTGCAGCCCTTCCAACAGTCAATGCATCCTCTTCAGCCACAGCGGCTAGCTCCACGGTCCAACAGTTGCGAAAGCTCCTGTCTGAGATTGACAGCATCAAGGCGGCTCGTGAAGGGATCGAGGAGGACCTCAAGGCTCAGCAGGACGACATGG CGGTCAAGTTCCTGAGCGCCCTGGCTGCTGACGGAAGCATCACGGACTGTGAAGGTCTCATTAGCGGAAACCTGGCCAGCACATATGAGCCAATCCAAGACCAGGTCAAAGACAGCATTTCCAGACAGGAAAAGACTTTAGCCGCAATACAG ACGGCAAACGAGAAGTTCGTCCAAGAAAGGCAGGAGGGAAGGGCGGTCAGTGAGAGGGAGGCAAAGTTGAAGGAGCTCGCATCAGCTTTCGATATTTACATGGAGCTAACAGCCAACTTGAAGGAGGGAACCAAG TTCTACAACGACCTTACTCCAATCTTGGTCAGATTTCAGCAGAAAATCAGCGATCTAGTATTTGCCAGGAAGACTGAAAGAGAGGAGTTATCAAG GAGTTTACAGAATACCATAGCTCAGCAGCCAGCTGAGCCCACCCCCGCCGCACCACCACACCACGCCGCACAAG GCGCACGCCAGCCACCTCCGTCTCGCCCTCCACCGCCTCGCTCCCAGGCCCCGTCAGCCCCCTCCTCGGCTCCAGCCCAGTACCCTGGCGGAGCTCCTCCTGCGTACGCCACCGCGGGGCAGTACTACCAACCGATGCCGATGCCCGGCTATGCACCCTACCAGTACAGCAACTACACCCAGCCCGGCGGCATGGGGGGATATGGGGGTTACCCGCAGCAGCCACCCCTGCCTGGTGGGTACTACTATGGGGCCCCGCCTGGGGGGTACCCTTACCCCCAACAGCCAGGACAACCAAGACCCGGCGGGCCAGGCCCATATGGACAGTAA
- the LOC5517871 gene encoding skeletal aspartic acid-rich protein 2: MARILLFVLAAVLCTVIAERLEKEVSGIKFLALKRAGKIFVFPANKNNGSGVILDFDSVAEYNAAGQLVDGGRRNFQNFEKLDFKFYGDRDATFQNISCRTFSMEAKIPSTNATFRVQLFIFKENGTYEWGDEAIDVTRGALKFNIEVEDWKFCGSGNLTCRRSGQNEVGEYLEVVICIKGRKSPTMGAERPRKMRMGRILKMAQRWNMGGTYLELPSAVEIDGVMKNQTSGYPRMTRARAGCFVMRFPKFNRKMIYDPAIEVDPTYEDPDSGSRPLQVSLVLACVSLLAAWLH; this comes from the exons ATGGCACGAATTTTACTCTTCGTTCTTGCGGCAGTTCTCTGCACCG TGATTGCCGAAAGACTTGAGAAAGAAGTCAGTGGAATAAAGTTCCTAGCACTTAAGCGCGCTGGCAAGATATTCGTGTTTCCCGCGAACAAAAACAATGGATCAGGTGTAATTCTCGATTTTGACAGCGTAGCAGAG tataaCGCTGCAGGTCAACTGGTAGATGGAGGAAGGCGCAATTTTCAAAACTTTGAAAAACTGGATTTCAAATTTTATGGAGATAGAGATGCGACTTTCCAG AATATCAGCTGTAGGACATTTTCCATGGAGGCGAAAATCCCAAGCACCAATGCGACCTTCAGGGTTCAGCTTTTCATTTTCAAGGAGAACGGGACATATGAATGGGGCGATGAGGCGATTGATGTCACAAGGGGCGCATTGAAGTTTAACATAGAG GTGGAGGACTGGAAGTTCTGTGGATCGGGCAACTTAACCTGCAGAAGAAGCGGCCAAAACGAAGTAGGAGAGTACCTGGAAGTCGTTATCTGTATAAAGGGGAGAAAATCGCCGACAATGGGGGCTGAACGCCCTCGTAAGATGAGGATGGGGAGAATATTGAAGATGGCCCAGCGATGGAACATGGGTGGTACATATTTGGAGTTACCTTCTGCG GTTGAAATTGATGGAGTAATGAAGAACCAAACATCCGGGTATCCTCGGATGACGCGTGCTAGAGCAGGCTGTTTCGTCATGCGGTTCCCCAAGTTCAACAGAAAAATGATTTATGACCCGGCGATTGAGGTGGACCCGACTTATGAAGATCCTGATAGTGGCTCACGGCCCCTCCAGGTGTCACTTGTTCTTGCTTGTGTCTCCCTGTTGGCCGCCTGGCTACACTAG
- the LOC5517872 gene encoding mirror-image polydactyly gene 1 protein yields the protein MRFSIATVFGVHDEGMESIREDLDYFDREKSSASPRRRAMNGYDDDMDEVEEMKQNVRSVMQGARRKMANLRLDVEERDKLLESEKKLREQMERELANKTAELYKERAKALSRSPEETRYSSFDTSLDYNGNVLHRGDLEASLNHQLTEKLAEAESEILASRMSRDNLISQVEQKIAARGAALVEKIYQAQKERDAAMAARLRLAGDEKDDLMSRIRRIEKDQAGFDSGVDSVYDEDDDKSMRELFGRLATLESPRSIDKQGSRMAERLRASQKQTRRETADELKVVLEERDAAVAKTKILESEISKLQKELEMVKNQYKLSEKHRQKTNQAQLLSAQHERDALLRKTKRLEEELETIRVYYSLHRSLSQENSLRDQFNTTMDSFESRLRAREGELVVAQRSYDDLAAKLRSVSTERNTLANQVQDLSKNYHLEKERADKLERLVSVLRKRNNTGTISVETVN from the exons ATGCGGTTTTCAATCGCTACGGTGTTTGGCGTCCATGACGAAGGAATGGAGTCGATTCGCGAAGATCTCGATTACTTTGATCGGGAAAAAAGCTCTGCATCTCCTCGCCGCCGTGCTATGAACGGCTATGATGACGATATGGACGAAGTAGAAGAGATGAAGCAAAATGTGCGGAGTGTTATGCAGGGAGCGAGACGTAAAATGGCAAATCTTCGTCTCGATGTTGAAGAGAG AGATAAACTTCTTGagtctgaaaagaaactacgAGAGCAAATGGAAAGGGAACTAGCGAACAAGACAGCAGAATTGTATAAAGAGAGAGCTAAAGCCCTAAGTAGATCACCTGAAGAAACACGATACTCATCTTTTGACACCTCACTGGACTACAATGGCAATGTGCTGCATCGTGGAGACTTGGAGGCCTCATTAAATCACCAG CTCACTGAGAAATTGGCTGAGGCTGAATCTGAAATTCTGGCATCCAGAATGAGCAGAGATAACCTCATCTCTCAAGTGGAGCAAAAAATAGCAGCTCGTGGAGCAG CACTTGTAGAAAAGATCTACCAAGCCCAGAAAGAAAGAGATGCTGCAATGGCAGCTAGGCTTCGCTTAGCCGGAGATGAGAAGGATGACTTGATGAGCAGAATACGTCGAATTGAGAAAGACCAAGCAGG ATTTGATTCTGGTGTTGACTCTGTTTATGATGAGGATGACGACAAG TCAATGAGGGAACTTTTTGGGAGACTGGCTACCTTGGAGAGTCCACGCTCAATCGATAAACAAGGATCCAGAATGGCAGAAAGATTGAGGGCGAGCCAGAAGCAAACGAGACGAGAAACCGCAGACGAACTAAAAGTAGTGCTTGAGGAGCGTGATGCTGCAGTTGCAAAG ACAAAGATTTTGGAAAGTGAAATCTCCAAACTACAAAAAGAGCTTGAGATGGTAAAGAACCAATATAAACTCTCCGAAAAACACAGACAGAAGACAAACCAG GCTCAGCTGCTGTCCGCCCAACATGAGAGAGATGCGTTACTAAGAAAGACCAAACGGCTTGAAGAAGAACTTGAAACTATCCGTGTTTACTACAG TCTACACCGGTCACTTTCACAAGAGAATTCTCTGAGAGACCAATTCAATACCACTATGGACAGCTTTGAGAGTCGGTTACGAGCACGCGAGGGCGAACTTGTGGTCGCTCAGCGCTCGTATGATGATCTTGCCGCTAAGCTGCGATCAGTCTCCACGGAAAGAAACACCCTTGCAAATCAAGTGCAAGACCTTTCCAAGAATTACCACCTGGAGAAAGAGCGTGCTGACAA ACTGGAAAGACTGGTTTCTGTGCTCCGAAAACGGAACAATACTGGCACTATAAGTGTGGAGACAGTTAATTGA